The Pagrus major chromosome 1, Pma_NU_1.0 genome includes the window ATTTTACATctgaaaatgcagtcattgAAAGCTATTTGAAAGCAtggatttgtttttcatcagaaGGTATGGCAGACCTTAAAGTTCTGTCTAGAATCATTTTGGCAAGAGGGCCACATACATATTGTCAATATGAAAACATCCTTAACATGTTACCTCGAATCTTTGCCTTCAGTTTTTCAATTTCTATTTGCAGCTCGTCTCTCTCAGCAGTCAGGTTGTCGTTGTTCTTCATCAGCAGGTCTCTCTCCACTGTTACATTTTGGCAACTGTTTTccatctcctttttttcttgagTCATGGACGTGTAAGAAGCCTGCAGCTCATCCAAGGATTTTACAAGTACATCATACCTGGCCTGCAGATTTTCCTTTTCTACTGTCAGGTTTTGATGGCTGCTTGCTATCTTGTCTTTCTCAATGGTAGAGTGGTTGTATCTGTCGTGCAAGTGCTCTACAGCCTTAGTCATGGCGTTGTAATTAATTTGCAGCTGATCTCTTTGTCTGGTTGCGTTATTGTATTTGTTCTGTAAATTGTCCCTTTCTTTGGTCACTGAGACATAATGGGCCTGTAACTCATTTTTGCGGTTGACCGCTATATCGTATTGTTTTTGTATCAGGTCTTTGGTTGAAGTTAAGGCTCTGTTATCAGTCTGGAGCTGGTCGTTACTGGCTTTTAGTGTTTCGATCTCCTTGGTTGAAGCAGTGTTACTGGCCTGTAACTGGCTTTGGCTACTTTTAAGTTCAGTTACTTCCCTACTCAGTACATTGTTGTTGGTGTCTATGCGGTTATATCTGGTAGATAAGTAATCGTAATTTTGCTGTAAGTTTGTATTTGTGACCTGGAGatcccttttctgtttttgcgCTGTCCTCAGATCCTCCTGCAGATTGTCTTTCTCTTTACGCATGGCTTTTAGGTTGTTCTGATGCTCTTGCTCTGTGTTTTGATCTGCCAAAAATAAGATATAAATCAGTAATTTTATCATGACATGAGGCAACTTTTTAAAACGTGAAAATTtgacaaaggaaacaaagaggTGGACTCACAGTGGACACTCTGACCTATGACCCCAAACAACAGGATTAGACACAGCAGACCGAGGCAAACTGTAGCGATCCGGAAAGGGCTGTTTCTCAATGCATAAACTGGATGACAGCAGGAGTAGAGACAGAAACTTAAAACCAAAGAAGTGTTTTAAGGAACTTGTGGTTTTGTGCTTCATCTGTACTATGAGTGGTGAGGCATGGTGTTGCAAAATActattcaaaacatttatttcaagcAAAAGTGCTGACGAATTAATAGTTTCAAAACATATTACATATACGAACATATTTATGTTGGAACTTGtaattatatatatactgtgtatatatatgtatatatatatatatatatatatatatatatatatacactactAAAGAGTGAGtaaggaatgaatcaggaacgaCTTGATAATTACATAAGAGTAGAATCTTTAACGAGAAATTGAGGACTATACAGTAGATAGTGAAGACAACAGACTGGgagaaaatatattaataacTCATTAGGTAATGAGTGCTTCATGAAAATCTGTCAATCAACAACTAATTAATAAGTAATTATTTAATCATAAGTTATACTTTTTGTGCCTCCTCAAGTAGTGATACAAAATACTGAGTAGTTTCCAAGTAGTCCCTCAGTACTTCATGATAATAACAATTAGTTACTAAGACCCTGTCCATGCGTACACACAtctcttaaaacaaagcttttctcATGCATTCTGACCTTTTGTACAAACATCAACAGCAGTTTAGGTCACTGAAAACggagcttttggaaaactcctgtCAGAGTGAAGTTATTAAGAAaccatgttttcagtgtttacgtCTGAGTGGgcagaa containing:
- the LOC140996169 gene encoding uncharacterized protein isoform X1; protein product: MAVEYRASTVTNMDMENSKIGYKQFFTDGSKLQYSVYALRNSPFRIATVCLGLLCLILLFGVIGQSVHYQNTEQEHQNNLKAMRKEKDNLQEDLRTAQKQKRDLQVTNTNLQQNYDYLSTRYNRIDTNNNVLSREVTELKSSQSQLQASNTASTKEIETLKASNDQLQTDNRALTSTKDLIQKQYDIAVNRKNELQAHYVSVTKERDNLQNKYNNATRQRDQLQINYNAMTKAVEHLHDRYNHSTIEKDKIASSHQNLTVEKENLQARYDVLVKSLDELQASYTSMTQEKKEMENSCQNVTVERDLLMKNNDNLTAERDELQIEIEKLKAKIRDVKCPSGWRKYEGSCYYTSNGKSTWRKGREYCQSKGADLAIIKTQEEMIFINGLYSSGKEVWIGLTDEGVEGNWKWVDGSPLTTTFWGKNQPNSFDGRNQDCGEFLHQATGNGEWNDESCTGEQNWICEM
- the LOC140996169 gene encoding uncharacterized protein isoform X2, whose translation is MDMENSKIGYKQFFTDGSKLQYSVYALRNSPFRIATVCLGLLCLILLFGVIGQSVHYQNTEQEHQNNLKAMRKEKDNLQEDLRTAQKQKRDLQVTNTNLQQNYDYLSTRYNRIDTNNNVLSREVTELKSSQSQLQASNTASTKEIETLKASNDQLQTDNRALTSTKDLIQKQYDIAVNRKNELQAHYVSVTKERDNLQNKYNNATRQRDQLQINYNAMTKAVEHLHDRYNHSTIEKDKIASSHQNLTVEKENLQARYDVLVKSLDELQASYTSMTQEKKEMENSCQNVTVERDLLMKNNDNLTAERDELQIEIEKLKAKIRDVKCPSGWRKYEGSCYYTSNGKSTWRKGREYCQSKGADLAIIKTQEEMIFINGLYSSGKEVWIGLTDEGVEGNWKWVDGSPLTTTFWGKNQPNSFDGRNQDCGEFLHQATGNGEWNDESCTGEQNWICEM